A single Microbacterium protaetiae DNA region contains:
- a CDS encoding MaoC family dehydratase encodes MTTTVVYTDLPTLVGHDLGFSSWIEITQDRVNTFADATDDHQWIHVDPERAKDGPFGGPIAHGFLTLSLTIPMWTELLEVEGVSTKVNYGLDKVRFVSPVAVGARVRMKAVIAEVTEVAGGYQIAVDQTIEVEGGTKPAVVARGLSRFYA; translated from the coding sequence ATGACCACCACCGTCGTCTACACCGACCTTCCCACCCTCGTCGGGCACGACCTGGGCTTCTCGAGCTGGATCGAGATCACCCAGGACCGCGTGAACACCTTCGCCGACGCCACCGACGACCACCAGTGGATTCACGTCGATCCCGAACGCGCGAAGGACGGCCCGTTCGGCGGACCGATCGCCCATGGCTTTCTGACCTTGTCGCTGACGATTCCGATGTGGACCGAGCTGCTCGAGGTCGAGGGAGTGAGCACGAAGGTCAACTACGGGCTCGACAAGGTGCGCTTCGTCTCGCCGGTGGCCGTGGGCGCCCGCGTGCGGATGAAGGCCGTGATCGCCGAGGTCACCGAAGTCGCCGGCGGCTATCAGATCGCCGTGGATCAGACCATCGAGGTCGAGGGCGGCACCAAGCCCGCCGTCGTCGCCCGGGGGCTCAGCCGCTTCTACGCCTGA
- a CDS encoding IclR family transcriptional regulator: MRNEDAGIVTSVDRALQLLLHLRESDSLTVKAASRRLGVVPSTAYRLLATLTSRGFAVQESDRSYRAGPELVRRVVDQVSLDELRRASRPTLQRLHDEVDDTVQLMVLAGSDIQFIDGIESSAALRVAARIGGYMPAYCSAGGKAILAALPWAEVERRHPTGLAPWGSAKVQSLSELQNELVHTRSARYGFNSDETEVGVTGVGVSIQGSAGSAVAAFTVAVPTARFRQPDLSHYVRALTTAAQSASRTLRRALPHADRP; encoded by the coding sequence GTGCGAAATGAGGACGCGGGGATCGTCACATCCGTCGATCGCGCTCTTCAGTTGCTCTTGCACCTGCGGGAGAGTGACTCTCTCACGGTGAAAGCGGCATCCAGACGTCTCGGGGTCGTCCCCTCGACTGCTTACCGCCTCCTGGCCACCCTCACCTCGCGCGGATTCGCTGTCCAGGAAAGCGACCGGAGCTACCGCGCAGGACCCGAGTTGGTTCGACGTGTCGTAGACCAAGTCTCACTGGACGAGCTCCGTCGCGCGAGCCGCCCGACGCTGCAGCGGCTCCACGACGAGGTGGACGACACCGTTCAACTCATGGTCCTGGCGGGTTCAGACATCCAGTTCATCGACGGGATCGAATCCAGCGCAGCGTTGCGCGTGGCGGCACGGATAGGTGGCTACATGCCTGCATACTGCTCGGCGGGTGGCAAGGCGATCCTGGCTGCGCTTCCGTGGGCAGAAGTGGAACGGAGGCATCCTACCGGGCTCGCCCCCTGGGGGTCCGCCAAAGTGCAGTCACTATCCGAGCTCCAGAATGAACTCGTGCACACACGTAGCGCGCGCTATGGCTTCAACAGCGATGAGACCGAGGTTGGCGTCACCGGCGTCGGCGTCAGCATCCAAGGATCAGCAGGGAGCGCGGTGGCCGCATTTACCGTCGCCGTTCCGACTGCTCGATTCCGCCAGCCGGATCTTAGCCACTACGTCAGAGCGCTGACCACCGCTGCGCAGTCTGCATCGCGCACGCTGCGCCGCGCACTGCCACACGCCGACCGCCCCTGA
- a CDS encoding amidohydrolase family protein: protein MARYEPAIDVDALTAIDTHVHIEVDAHGHSSMPAELSEAASAYFSTSGPRPDLDSVAAYYRERKTAAVVFTVDAETQLHHPPVDSADIAAGAARHNDILIPYGSVDPRRPDALDRIRRLLDESGVRGFKFHPTVQGFDPSDEQYYPLYAAIQDAAVPALFHTGQTGIGAGMPGGYGFGLALSNPMLLDSVAADFPDLQIIMAHPSVPWQDEALSVATHKHNTWIDLSGWSPKYFPAELVRAANSYLRERILFGSDFPLITPDRWIGDAEKTALFKPEALPGIMKNNAARLLGLGG, encoded by the coding sequence ATGGCCCGCTACGAACCCGCGATCGACGTCGACGCGCTGACGGCGATCGACACGCACGTGCACATCGAGGTCGACGCGCACGGACACTCGTCGATGCCGGCCGAACTCAGCGAGGCGGCATCGGCCTACTTCAGCACGAGCGGGCCACGGCCCGACCTCGATTCGGTGGCCGCGTACTACCGCGAGCGCAAGACGGCCGCCGTCGTGTTCACGGTCGACGCCGAGACGCAGCTGCACCACCCGCCGGTCGACAGCGCCGACATCGCCGCCGGGGCGGCGCGCCACAACGACATCCTCATCCCCTACGGATCGGTCGATCCGCGGCGGCCCGATGCACTCGATCGCATCCGGCGGCTGCTGGATGAGAGCGGGGTGCGCGGGTTCAAGTTCCACCCCACCGTGCAGGGGTTCGACCCGAGCGACGAGCAGTACTATCCGCTGTATGCCGCGATCCAGGATGCCGCCGTCCCGGCGCTGTTCCACACCGGTCAGACCGGGATCGGTGCCGGCATGCCCGGCGGCTACGGTTTTGGGCTGGCCCTGTCGAACCCGATGCTGCTCGACAGCGTGGCGGCCGACTTTCCCGACCTGCAGATCATCATGGCCCACCCCTCGGTGCCGTGGCAGGACGAGGCCCTCTCGGTGGCGACTCACAAGCACAACACCTGGATCGACCTGTCGGGGTGGAGCCCGAAGTACTTCCCCGCCGAACTCGTGCGGGCCGCGAACTCGTACCTGCGCGAGCGCATCCTGTTCGGCTCGGATTTTCCGCTGATCACCCCCGACCGGTGGATCGGCGACGCCGAGAAGACCGCACTGTTCAAGCCCGAGGCACTGCCCGGGATCATGAAGAACAACGCCGCGCGCCTACTGGGGCTGGGAGGCTGA
- a CDS encoding CynX/NimT family MFS transporter yields the protein MSDRAPASRSLPVLVIVIILSATMLRGPILSVAPVARTIGADLQVGAGVVGLLTTIPVLCFAVCAPLAIAIIRRAGADVALSLTLGGVVVGSVLRSLDGIVMALIGTAVLGAFVTIGNVVLPIIIAREFSARRAHTMTGVYTAALNVGTMMVTVGTAPLADVVGWRWAVMSWSVLGLVSLAAWIALRGVRAAFAPKPGPRPDADAPRISVLRHGPTWLLAAAFCGQAFAFYAITAWLPTLLTDQGFSSNAAGAIAAIFQVGGMIGSLLLPVITLRSSILVGALCVGIGWLAVPLGFLFAPSLWLAWCIIGGLAQGGGITVVFIMINAFGDDEHTTAGRSGIVQGLGYAVAAAGPLVLGALHEVTDAWTLPLLVELVAVLLFLVPGVIVARHLRTPARAA from the coding sequence ATGTCCGACCGCGCGCCAGCATCCCGTTCCCTGCCGGTGCTGGTGATCGTCATCATCCTGTCGGCGACGATGCTGCGCGGGCCGATCCTCTCGGTCGCGCCCGTCGCGCGCACGATCGGCGCCGATCTGCAGGTCGGGGCCGGTGTGGTCGGTCTGCTGACCACCATCCCGGTGCTGTGCTTCGCGGTGTGCGCGCCGCTGGCGATAGCGATCATCCGGCGTGCGGGGGCGGATGTCGCACTCTCACTGACCCTGGGCGGTGTCGTCGTCGGCAGCGTTCTGCGCTCGCTGGACGGCATCGTGATGGCCTTGATCGGCACGGCGGTGCTCGGCGCGTTCGTGACGATCGGCAACGTCGTGCTGCCGATCATCATCGCCCGGGAGTTCAGCGCACGCCGCGCCCACACCATGACCGGCGTCTACACGGCCGCGCTCAACGTCGGCACCATGATGGTCACCGTCGGCACGGCGCCGCTGGCCGACGTGGTGGGGTGGCGCTGGGCGGTGATGTCGTGGTCGGTGCTCGGGCTGGTCTCGCTCGCGGCCTGGATAGCGCTGCGCGGCGTGCGCGCGGCCTTCGCGCCCAAGCCCGGACCGCGCCCCGACGCCGACGCCCCGCGCATCTCGGTGCTGCGGCATGGCCCGACCTGGCTGCTCGCGGCCGCCTTCTGCGGGCAGGCGTTCGCGTTCTACGCCATCACCGCGTGGCTGCCGACCCTGCTGACCGACCAGGGTTTCAGCAGCAATGCGGCCGGAGCTATCGCCGCGATCTTTCAGGTGGGCGGCATGATCGGCAGCCTGCTGCTGCCGGTGATCACGCTGCGCTCGTCGATTCTCGTGGGCGCCCTGTGCGTGGGGATCGGCTGGCTGGCCGTGCCGCTCGGGTTTCTGTTCGCACCGTCGCTATGGCTGGCGTGGTGCATCATCGGCGGGCTCGCGCAGGGCGGCGGCATCACGGTCGTCTTCATCATGATCAACGCCTTCGGCGACGACGAGCACACCACCGCAGGCCGTTCGGGCATCGTGCAGGGCCTCGGCTACGCCGTGGCTGCAGCCGGCCCCCTGGTGCTGGGCGCGCTGCATGAGGTGACGGATGCCTGGACCCTGCCCCTTCTCGTCGAGTTGGTGGCCGTGCTGCTGTTCCTCGTGCCCGGGGTGATCGTGGCCCGGCATCTGCGCACCCCCGCGCGGGCGGCGTAG
- the accB gene encoding acetyl-CoA carboxylase biotin carboxyl carrier protein gives MDVDFEELAMFLEALEASDFTHFIFEKGDARIEVRRGSASEPLASASTPTVVAPSVAVPTKSPAAAPASAILSAQAPASTAAHAVAGDIEITSPLLGTVYLSPKPGEPPFVEIGARVSAGAPVCIIEVMKLMNSVEAPVDGTIVDRHVSDGELVEFGQVVFTIRPDGQ, from the coding sequence ATGGACGTCGATTTCGAAGAGTTGGCGATGTTCCTCGAGGCACTCGAGGCATCGGACTTCACGCACTTTATTTTTGAGAAGGGCGACGCGCGTATCGAAGTGCGCCGCGGATCCGCGTCCGAGCCGCTCGCCTCGGCATCCACGCCGACGGTCGTTGCACCATCGGTGGCCGTGCCGACGAAGTCACCCGCCGCGGCGCCGGCCTCCGCGATATTGAGCGCACAAGCACCTGCGTCGACAGCGGCGCATGCGGTCGCGGGCGACATCGAGATCACCTCGCCCCTGCTGGGCACCGTCTACCTGTCTCCGAAGCCTGGCGAACCCCCGTTCGTCGAGATCGGCGCGCGCGTGAGTGCGGGAGCGCCCGTGTGCATCATCGAGGTCATGAAACTGATGAACTCGGTCGAGGCTCCCGTAGACGGCACGATCGTGGATCGGCATGTCTCCGACGGCGAACTCGTGGAATTCGGGCAGGTCGTGTTCACCATCCGACCTGACGGGCAATGA
- a CDS encoding SDR family NAD(P)-dependent oxidoreductase, which translates to MSLEGKVAIVTGSGRGLGLAYAQELARQGAAVIVNDVDEATAAEAVASITSAGGKATAVVAPVGSTETAQRLVQAAVESYSRLDIVVTNAGVLRDKVLWKMSDDDFDTVVNVHLRGTFTCVREAVGYMREHEIAGRVIAIGSPAGQRGNFGQTNYSGVKAAIVGMVRTWSMELRKAGITANAVIPVAATAMTATIPYFAAAVEAEQAGQTLPAFFRHDLGFGTADDVAGLVAFLASDAAAGITGQAIGVGGDRLQIWAHPEPVFNAYHEGGWSVEALEDALPDIIAAHRQSVGESFPPLPDELQR; encoded by the coding sequence ATGTCACTCGAAGGCAAGGTCGCCATCGTCACCGGGTCGGGCCGCGGTCTGGGCCTGGCATACGCGCAGGAACTGGCCCGGCAGGGCGCCGCGGTCATCGTGAACGACGTCGACGAGGCCACCGCGGCCGAGGCCGTGGCATCCATCACCTCCGCGGGCGGAAAGGCTACGGCCGTCGTCGCGCCGGTCGGCTCGACCGAGACGGCCCAGCGGCTCGTGCAGGCCGCCGTCGAGTCGTACTCACGCCTTGACATCGTGGTGACCAACGCCGGCGTGCTGCGCGACAAGGTGCTGTGGAAGATGAGCGACGACGACTTCGACACGGTCGTGAACGTGCACCTGCGCGGCACCTTCACGTGCGTGCGCGAAGCGGTCGGGTACATGCGCGAACACGAGATCGCCGGGCGCGTCATCGCCATCGGCTCCCCCGCCGGCCAGCGCGGCAACTTCGGCCAGACCAACTACTCCGGTGTGAAGGCGGCGATCGTCGGCATGGTGCGCACCTGGTCGATGGAGCTGCGCAAGGCCGGCATCACCGCGAACGCGGTGATCCCCGTCGCGGCCACGGCGATGACCGCGACGATCCCCTACTTCGCCGCGGCCGTCGAGGCCGAGCAGGCCGGCCAGACGCTGCCGGCCTTCTTCCGCCACGATCTCGGCTTCGGCACCGCCGACGACGTCGCGGGGCTCGTCGCGTTTCTGGCGTCGGATGCCGCTGCCGGCATCACCGGACAGGCGATCGGTGTCGGCGGTGACCGGCTGCAGATCTGGGCGCACCCCGAGCCGGTCTTCAACGCGTATCACGAGGGAGGGTGGAGCGTCGAGGCGCTCGAAGACGCCCTGCCCGACATCATCGCCGCACACCGGCAGTCGGTCGGCGAGAGCTTTCCGCCACTGCCCGACGAATTGCAGCGGTAG
- a CDS encoding M3 family metallopeptidase: MTPEPLRLPDAADTLTWIGTRCDGELARARELAAGLRATPPTDALDVLNAWNDIEIAVANAAAAASVYSQTNPDQAVRDAADQAMQRVDAFHTDLGLDRELYDIVSTVDGSGLDADASRLLARILRDFRRAGVDRDQATRERLRELAQQELLAGQEFSKNIRAGVRTIRVRPDELAGMPDDWMRAHEPGDDGLVAVTTDYPDSVPLATFCSVASTRRAMTAQRLNIAWPANNAVLQRLLTLRTEHARLLGYANWADYDAEVKMIGDGAAIGVFIDKIADAAAESAQRDKAVLLRRLQHDVPDASDIDTADVNYYSELVRKEDYAVDAQLTRTFFAFEKVRQGLLDVTGRLFGLSWQRVDAPRWHEDVASYDVLRDGERIGRIHLDLHPREGKYKHAAQFDLASGVRGRQLPEGVLVCNFGTGLMEHSQVVTLFHEFGHLIHHVLGGDQEWVRFSGVATEWDFVEAPSQMLEEWAWDAAVLATFATDDSGRTIPADLVERMRAADDFGKGFHARTQMFYAALSLGIHESVPADLTEAVRAAQAAYSVFPYIDDTHFHCAFGHLDGYGSGYYTYMWSLVIAKDMFSAFDRADMFAPQVAARYRDRVLARGGTGDAADLVADFLGRPYTFDAYAAWLAE; this comes from the coding sequence GTGACTCCCGAACCTCTTCGCCTGCCCGACGCCGCCGACACCCTCACCTGGATCGGCACCCGCTGCGATGGCGAACTCGCTCGTGCCCGCGAACTCGCCGCCGGCCTGCGCGCGACGCCGCCGACCGACGCGCTGGACGTGCTGAACGCCTGGAACGACATCGAGATCGCCGTCGCCAATGCCGCGGCCGCGGCATCCGTCTACTCCCAGACAAATCCCGATCAGGCCGTGCGCGACGCCGCCGACCAGGCCATGCAGCGCGTCGATGCCTTCCACACCGACCTCGGCCTGGACCGCGAGCTGTACGACATCGTCAGCACCGTCGACGGGTCGGGCCTCGACGCCGACGCATCCCGCCTGCTCGCGCGCATCCTGCGCGACTTCCGCCGCGCGGGCGTCGACCGTGACCAGGCCACCCGCGAGCGCCTGCGCGAGCTCGCCCAGCAAGAGCTGCTGGCCGGGCAGGAGTTCAGCAAGAACATCCGGGCCGGGGTCCGCACGATCCGGGTGCGTCCCGACGAGCTCGCCGGCATGCCCGACGACTGGATGCGCGCCCACGAACCCGGCGACGACGGTCTTGTGGCCGTCACCACCGACTACCCCGATTCGGTGCCCCTGGCCACCTTCTGCTCCGTGGCATCCACTCGCCGCGCCATGACGGCGCAGCGTCTGAACATCGCCTGGCCGGCCAACAATGCCGTGCTGCAGCGGTTGCTGACGCTGCGCACCGAGCACGCGCGGCTGCTGGGCTACGCGAACTGGGCCGACTACGACGCCGAGGTCAAGATGATCGGCGACGGCGCGGCGATCGGGGTCTTCATCGACAAGATCGCGGATGCCGCAGCCGAGAGCGCACAGCGCGACAAAGCTGTGCTGCTGCGCCGGCTGCAGCACGACGTGCCCGACGCGAGCGACATCGACACCGCCGACGTCAACTACTACTCCGAGCTCGTGCGCAAAGAGGACTACGCCGTCGACGCCCAGCTGACCCGTACGTTCTTTGCGTTCGAGAAGGTGCGGCAGGGGCTTCTCGATGTCACCGGGCGCCTTTTCGGCCTGAGCTGGCAGCGCGTGGACGCGCCCCGCTGGCACGAGGACGTCGCCTCATACGATGTGCTGCGCGACGGGGAGCGCATCGGCCGCATCCACCTCGACCTGCACCCGCGCGAGGGCAAGTACAAGCACGCGGCGCAGTTCGACCTCGCGTCGGGCGTGCGCGGCCGGCAGCTGCCCGAGGGGGTGCTCGTGTGCAACTTCGGCACCGGGCTCATGGAGCACAGCCAGGTCGTCACGCTCTTCCACGAGTTCGGGCATCTCATCCACCACGTGCTCGGCGGCGACCAGGAATGGGTGCGCTTCTCGGGCGTGGCCACCGAGTGGGATTTCGTCGAGGCCCCGAGCCAGATGCTGGAGGAGTGGGCGTGGGATGCCGCGGTGCTGGCCACGTTCGCCACCGATGACTCCGGCCGCACCATCCCCGCGGATCTCGTCGAGCGGATGCGCGCCGCCGACGACTTCGGCAAGGGCTTTCATGCGCGCACGCAGATGTTCTATGCGGCGCTGTCGCTCGGTATTCACGAGTCGGTCCCCGCCGACCTGACCGAGGCGGTGCGCGCGGCGCAGGCGGCGTACTCGGTGTTCCCCTACATCGACGACACGCATTTCCACTGCGCCTTCGGGCACCTCGACGGCTACGGCTCGGGCTACTACACCTACATGTGGTCGCTCGTGATCGCCAAAGACATGTTCAGCGCCTTCGACCGTGCCGACATGTTCGCGCCGCAGGTCGCCGCCCGCTACCGCGACCGGGTGCTGGCCCGGGGCGGGACGGGGGATGCCGCTGACCTGGTCGCCGACTTTCTGGGTCGGCCGTACACCTTCGACGCATACGCGGCCTGGCTCGCCGAGTGA
- a CDS encoding acyl-CoA dehydrogenase family protein: protein MPAIDADAVIGIDPYGFAQTHLSPAAQAALRELRTVLERDIHPLLTDAWETATMPQGVLGALVPLHLMDPDGVDEAEARSSMFAGFRTYLLARTDVSVATMYNAQSGLFRAIVGQGGSAEQVAVLEPRIRSFALKGVFALTEPDHGSDIAGGLATAARREGDDWFIDGAKRWIGGAVTADVIAVFARDVADGQVKVFLVPRDADGVTVDTIGGKASLRPMQNAHITLTEVRVPETARLQNINGWRDVSAVLRTMRSDVAWIAAGLQAGAVEAATRYVREREQFGRPIAGFQLVQEKLARMLGNAVASLALAVQLSARQDAGDYRDENSALAKMQTALLARQTVAWAREVCGGNGILLENDVARFFADAEAVYSYEGTHEINALIVGRALTGSSAFI from the coding sequence ATGCCCGCGATCGACGCAGATGCCGTCATCGGCATCGACCCGTACGGGTTCGCCCAGACGCACCTGAGTCCCGCCGCGCAAGCCGCGTTGCGCGAGCTGCGCACGGTGCTCGAGCGCGACATCCACCCCCTGCTGACCGACGCGTGGGAGACCGCGACAATGCCGCAGGGTGTGCTGGGCGCGCTCGTTCCGCTGCACCTGATGGACCCCGACGGGGTCGACGAGGCCGAAGCCCGCTCGAGCATGTTCGCCGGGTTTCGCACGTATCTGCTCGCACGCACCGACGTGTCGGTGGCGACGATGTACAACGCGCAATCCGGGTTGTTCCGCGCGATCGTGGGGCAGGGCGGCTCGGCCGAGCAGGTCGCCGTGCTCGAGCCGCGCATCCGCTCGTTCGCGCTGAAGGGCGTGTTCGCCCTCACCGAGCCCGACCACGGGTCGGACATCGCCGGAGGCCTGGCCACCGCAGCCCGTCGCGAGGGCGATGACTGGTTCATCGACGGCGCCAAGCGCTGGATCGGCGGTGCCGTCACCGCCGACGTCATCGCCGTGTTCGCCCGCGACGTCGCCGACGGGCAGGTCAAGGTGTTCCTTGTGCCACGCGATGCCGACGGCGTGACTGTGGACACGATCGGCGGAAAGGCATCGCTGCGCCCCATGCAGAATGCGCACATCACTCTGACCGAGGTGCGTGTGCCCGAGACCGCGCGGCTGCAGAACATCAACGGATGGCGCGATGTGTCGGCGGTGCTGCGCACGATGCGATCGGATGTCGCCTGGATCGCCGCGGGACTGCAGGCCGGCGCCGTCGAGGCAGCCACCCGCTATGTGCGCGAGCGCGAGCAGTTCGGCCGGCCGATCGCCGGTTTCCAGCTCGTGCAGGAGAAGCTCGCACGGATGCTGGGCAACGCTGTGGCATCGCTGGCGCTGGCCGTGCAGCTGTCTGCCCGCCAGGATGCCGGCGACTACCGCGACGAGAACTCCGCCCTGGCCAAGATGCAGACAGCGCTCCTGGCCCGGCAGACGGTCGCGTGGGCCCGTGAAGTGTGCGGCGGCAACGGCATTCTGCTCGAGAACGACGTCGCGCGCTTCTTCGCCGACGCCGAGGCCGTGTATTCGTACGAGGGCACGCACGAGATCAACGCCCTCATCGTCGGGCGGGCACTGACCGGCTCCTCGGCCTTCATCTGA
- a CDS encoding acetyl-CoA carboxylase biotin carboxylase subunit, translating to MSPTANSWNSGRSCSPSDLTGNDMTRMFVANRGEIAVRIVDACGRLGIETVLGVSAADRDTLAAHRADRVVVLGGPKSADSYLSIPTVVHAAASTGCTVVHPGYGFLSEQPAFAAACAENDLVFVGPSIEQLTALGDKLRARALAESLDVPLVQGGRADTLEEAHTLAADIGFPVLIKAAYGGGGRGMKLVEDAAELASAWQVASSEAMAAFGDGTVFVESYIRDAKHVEVQVLGDRHGNRLHLGERECSVQYRYQKVVEEAPCVALPSDIRTLLHASALRIATELNYVGLGTVEFLYDTERRQLSFLEVNPRLQVEHPVTEAVTGVDLVREQILVALGEPLSLTQDDVTVQGHAIEARITAQDPATGLMPSPGRITRWRPPVSGDVRLDSHIYEGYVFPPFYDALMGKLISFGADRGSAVAGMSRALGRFQIGGVRSNLPLLREIIRHPDFAENAVTTHWLATIVEELVHG from the coding sequence ATGTCTCCGACGGCGAACTCGTGGAATTCGGGCAGGTCGTGTTCACCATCCGACCTGACGGGCAATGACATGACCCGCATGTTTGTCGCCAACCGCGGTGAGATCGCAGTTCGCATCGTGGACGCTTGCGGCAGGCTCGGAATCGAGACTGTTTTGGGTGTGTCGGCCGCCGATCGTGACACGCTCGCCGCCCACCGTGCCGACCGCGTCGTCGTGCTGGGCGGGCCTAAATCCGCGGACAGCTACCTGTCGATCCCCACGGTTGTGCACGCGGCCGCGAGCACGGGGTGCACGGTTGTGCACCCCGGTTACGGCTTCCTCTCCGAGCAACCCGCGTTCGCCGCGGCCTGCGCCGAGAACGACCTGGTCTTCGTGGGACCCTCCATCGAGCAACTGACGGCGCTCGGCGACAAGCTGCGCGCCCGCGCCCTGGCTGAATCGCTCGACGTGCCGCTGGTACAAGGCGGCCGCGCAGACACGCTCGAAGAGGCGCACACTCTTGCTGCCGACATCGGGTTCCCCGTGCTCATCAAGGCTGCCTATGGCGGCGGCGGGCGCGGCATGAAGCTTGTCGAAGATGCTGCCGAGCTGGCCTCCGCCTGGCAGGTCGCCAGCTCAGAGGCAATGGCCGCGTTTGGCGACGGCACAGTGTTCGTGGAGAGCTATATCCGTGATGCCAAGCACGTCGAAGTGCAGGTGCTCGGTGATCGACACGGCAACCGCTTGCATCTCGGCGAACGTGAGTGCTCGGTGCAGTACCGATATCAGAAGGTCGTCGAAGAAGCACCCTGCGTGGCGCTGCCCAGCGACATCCGGACTCTCTTGCATGCCAGTGCGCTGCGTATCGCGACGGAGCTGAACTATGTCGGGCTGGGTACCGTTGAGTTTCTGTATGACACGGAGCGACGGCAGCTCAGCTTTCTCGAAGTGAACCCGCGGTTGCAGGTGGAGCATCCGGTCACCGAGGCGGTGACGGGCGTCGACCTCGTGCGTGAGCAGATCCTCGTCGCGCTCGGTGAGCCGCTCAGCCTCACGCAGGACGATGTCACAGTGCAAGGCCACGCCATTGAGGCGCGTATCACCGCACAGGACCCGGCGACAGGACTCATGCCCTCGCCTGGCCGCATCACTCGGTGGCGTCCGCCGGTCTCGGGCGACGTGCGCTTGGACTCGCACATCTATGAGGGCTACGTATTCCCGCCGTTCTACGATGCGCTGATGGGCAAGCTCATCTCATTCGGTGCCGATCGCGGCAGCGCCGTCGCGGGCATGAGCCGTGCCCTCGGCCGCTTCCAGATCGGTGGCGTTCGCAGCAACCTGCCGCTGCTGCGCGAGATCATAAGGCACCCCGACTTCGCAGAAAACGCGGTTACCACCCACTGGCTGGCCACGATTGTGGAGGAATTGGTCCATGGCTAA
- a CDS encoding MarR family winged helix-turn-helix transcriptional regulator: protein MGETAQTTASPLWATSVGSDPAFLLARANALSLADATASLAPHGLKVRSYSVLALACADARPTQRELSEFLRLDPSQIVSVIDDLERRGWVRREPDPNDRRVNVVVATDAGRAACATARDAVDADQRTHFAVLDDDEFETFTALLRRLAGVDG, encoded by the coding sequence ATGGGTGAGACGGCACAGACCACTGCTTCACCGTTGTGGGCGACATCGGTGGGAAGTGATCCGGCTTTTCTGCTCGCGCGCGCCAACGCGTTGTCGCTGGCCGATGCGACGGCATCTCTCGCCCCGCATGGACTGAAGGTGCGGTCATACTCGGTGCTCGCCCTGGCCTGCGCCGATGCGCGCCCCACGCAGCGCGAGCTCAGCGAGTTCCTGCGCCTGGACCCGAGCCAGATCGTGAGCGTGATCGACGATCTCGAGCGGCGCGGATGGGTGCGCCGCGAGCCCGACCCGAACGACCGCCGGGTCAATGTGGTCGTGGCCACCGACGCCGGCCGCGCCGCGTGCGCCACGGCGCGGGACGCCGTCGACGCCGACCAGCGCACGCACTTCGCGGTACTCGATGACGACGAGTTCGAGACGTTCACGGCGCTGCTGCGCCGCCTCGCCGGGGTTGACGGCTGA